Proteins encoded within one genomic window of Triticum aestivum cultivar Chinese Spring chromosome 2D, IWGSC CS RefSeq v2.1, whole genome shotgun sequence:
- the LOC123055327 gene encoding uncharacterized protein, which produces MADGGGGGGEYSNLNNPITSPTRTAAADGGGEDIEEGRPWLVSPPPFKIRRKLSDPGAFAAAANGGGEGVVEARPPPVKIRTAVADGGGEDVMEARPPLVKIHKLGAPGTSSIRPEDQIEVMPASDYEMNSMRPEHLGNDDMDFINLMHPVIPCGEVQKDEMGLGKHSIISEQQIENKTTLGEGEVEMDLGKSNSIISEQEIKELCKQMNSMVVFMNFRIVPSAPLCSSSSSSKEMKDEDKAQPVIDGILKELADLQGSMSKLKSQLKPFWHTYPYEEDYVAPEEEKDPKEKARKQMEDDQEVYDSYLQGLGSKVGHFGYATLVSPMHFTHYTPRQIPSDYTTRGITLQIFSFKIAKISLDLEWPLLQWPLKVYGVIAARDSVDRKRNVLFHRLRDNFQEITEKDSFLCLTGPSRAISAESPLEFEVELKLKGGEAKSEDSVLINRKGHYNGYDTHNGFYTVTFDNCLCTTELSLQKLYSGAVQATFLRVGIVKGSQSPFSYGGRVACSSPPQKDGSEGPATPTQVVLLDSRYCAGGKMPIGEEDGYLDLSRHVVSVELRTVSEDSEELEETLKVVIEAYSPVGPVQASVMVRPQYCGISKHKCDLDGSKVKITIAWSPIISSAFTKKAIL; this is translated from the exons AtggcggatggcggcggcggcggcggagagtatAGCAATCTCAACAACCCTATCACCTCCCCCACAAGAACtgcggcggcggatggcggcggggAAGACATCGAGGAGGGGAGGCCTTGGCTGGTGAGCCCTCCGCCGTTCAAAATCCGCCGCAAGCTGAGTGATCCAGGTGCGTTTGCGGCGGCGGCGAATGGCGGCGGGGAAGGCGTCGTGGAGGCGAGGCCTCCGCCGGTCAAAATCAGAACCGCGGTGGCCGATGGCGGCGGGGAAGACGTCATGGAGGCGAGGCCTCCGCTGGTCAAAATCCACAAGCTGGGTGCTCCAGGTACGAGTTCAATTCGGCCTGAGGATCAGATTGAGGTCATGCCTGCCAGCGACTACGAGATGAATTCGATGCGTCCGGAGCACTTGGGGAATGACGACATGGACTTCATTAATCTGATGCATCCGGTGATCCCATGCGGTGAGGTTCAGAAGGACGAGATGGGCTTAGGCAAACACTCCATCATCTCTGAGCAGCAGATTGAGAACAAGACGACACTGGGGGAGGGGGAGGTCGAGATGGACCTAGGCAAATCAAACTCCATCATCTCTGAGCAGGAGATCAAGGAGCTCTGCAAGCAGATGAACAGTATGGTCGTTTTTATGAATTTCAGGATCGTACCATCAGCCCCactgtgcagcagcagcagcagcagcaaggagaTGAAAGATGAGGACAAGGCGCAGCCCGTGATTGACGGCATCTTAAAAGAGTTAGCTGATCTGCAGGGCAGCATGTCCAAGCTCAAATCGCAACTGAAACCTTTCTGGCACACCTACCCGTATGAGGAGGATTATGtggcgccggaggaggagaaggatcccaaggagaaggcaaggaagcaGATGGAGGATGATCAGGAGGTCTATGATTCCTACCTTCAAGGCCTTGGATCTAAAGTTGGACACTTTGGATACGCAA CCCTAGTGAGCCCCATGCACTTTACACACTACACGCCCAGACAGATCCCATCCGATTATACTACTCGTGGGATCACCTTGCAGATCTTCTCCTTCAAGATTGCCAAGATCAGTTTGGACCTGGAATGGCCACTCCTGCAATGGCCACTCAAAGTGTATGGCGTCATCGCCGCACGAGACAGTGTGGACCGCAAGCGCAACGTTCTCTTCCACCGGCTAAGGGACAACTTCCAAGAGATCACCGAAAAA GACTCCTTTTTGTGCTTGACTGGCCCATCTCGTGCAATCTCAGCCGAATCCCCTCTTGAGTTTGAAGTTGAACTAAAACTCAAGGGCGGCGAAGCAAAGTCTGAAGACAGCGTGTTGATCAATAGAAAAGGCCATTACAATGGTTATGATACCCATAATGGTTTCTATACTGTCACTTTTGACAACTGTCTTTGCACAACCGAGTTAAGCCTGCAGAAACTGTATAGTGGAGCAGTCCAAGCCACTTTCTTGCGTGTCGGCATTGTTAAAGGCAGTCAAAGCCCTTTCAGTTATGGAGGCAGAGTTGCTTGCTCCTCACCACCTCAGAAAGATGGTAGTGAAGGCCCTGCCACTCCCACCCAAGTTGTATTGCTTGATTCTCGTTATTGTGCTGGCGGGAAGATGCCAATAGGCGAAGAAGATGGTTACCTTGATCTGTCAAGGCATGTTGTTTCTGTTGAATTACGAACAGTGAGTGAAGATTCTGAAGAATTGGAAGAAACCCTGAAAGTTGTCATAGAAGCCTACTCTCCTGTTGGTCCTGTGCAAGCTTCTGTCATGGTCAGGCCTCAGTACTGCGGCATAAGTAAACATAAATGTGACCTCGACGGCTCTAAGGTGAAGATAACCATTGCTTGGTCACCTATTATTAGCAGTGCTTTCACCAAAAAGGCTATTCTGTGA